A genomic segment from candidate division WOR-3 bacterium encodes:
- a CDS encoding T9SS type A sorting domain-containing protein gives MAASKTTDNGTSWTRYNLGTLTGMAYALVLEPGNSNVVYVGGIENNVATIYKTTNAGNNWTKLTAPGLPDSVVYALAIDPYYPNEIYVGTNRSCYKSTNGGNTWFTTNFTGGRVNAIVVNRGSSAYEGIYVGTHTNGVYLSTDWGTSWTQINQGLQNLQINCLGKSQSMYIYAGTQTKGIYRWSIQVGNEETGDDLISWRNRLHIEPNPSSDVLKITYQLDKPGKVVLGIYDIQGRLVRLLENRFSPAGTHSFIVDCRSLDTEISAGIYFCRLVTEKHNIYQRFIIVK, from the coding sequence ATGGCAGCATCGAAAACAACCGACAACGGAACATCGTGGACCAGATATAACCTTGGCACTCTCACTGGTATGGCTTACGCCCTTGTCCTGGAACCAGGAAATTCTAATGTGGTATATGTCGGCGGTATAGAAAATAATGTCGCGACTATATACAAAACTACCAACGCCGGAAATAACTGGACCAAACTTACGGCGCCAGGATTACCAGACTCCGTGGTATATGCCCTGGCAATTGACCCCTATTATCCAAACGAAATATATGTCGGGACGAATAGAAGTTGTTACAAATCCACAAACGGAGGAAACACCTGGTTCACCACCAACTTTACTGGCGGCCGTGTGAATGCGATTGTTGTTAATCGGGGATCATCGGCTTACGAGGGTATCTATGTTGGTACCCATACCAACGGTGTATATCTAAGCACCGATTGGGGCACATCTTGGACACAGATAAATCAAGGCTTACAGAACCTGCAAATAAATTGTCTCGGCAAAAGTCAATCAATGTATATCTATGCCGGAACCCAAACCAAGGGAATCTATCGGTGGTCAATACAGGTCGGAAATGAAGAAACAGGAGATGACTTGATATCTTGGAGGAATAGATTGCATATTGAACCCAATCCTTCATCCGATGTCTTAAAGATCACCTACCAGTTAGATAAACCAGGAAAGGTCGTTCTGGGTATTTATGATATTCAGGGAAGGTTGGTAAGGCTATTAGAAAATAGATTTAGTCCTGCAGGAACACACTCTTTTATCGTGGATTGCCGTTCTCTGGATACAGAAATTTCTGCCGGGATATACTTCTGCCGATTGGTCACAGAAAAACATAATATCTACCAGAGGTTCATTATCGTCAAGTAA
- a CDS encoding T9SS type A sorting domain-containing protein, with protein MNFINLFLIISALMPNPLKKIWALQKEYYAPQYVNKETGTFNPWTWNLVNLPGGEILGTFSNPNSQNLAFAISFRDIWRTTDGGANWSLSLENCMASGGILSTTSRSIVVDGGGVVWITLNGGNDWAEVLYTNNFQTASFDVADTVIYLVDSMPPRLWRSTNAGLSWQIIATFNNLYSIDCIAHLKSNPGVFWFTGHTTPDDTLTYIYFSPSSGFVDTIVAGEVTDIQPNPYNPNLVLITTDNGIYQSTSAQGPWTRINEPYAFGLFQAVDIEFTGNDTIIVSSVINPGIFRGVRQYGFWLFSYVESREIATFISPAGSGTFYAGSLGKGVFKTTNNGLSWSVQRNNLYAHTLFSPGAASYPSLDSIIYAISLGGTVYRIRNYGASYDTLKNFLLMGSAVESAPTNPNFIIASCADAQIVGTTFSLGTIFTSSDGGQNWTKVDSTYLPTDFLITSDPNVIIGLCDTFLIRSTNGGVNFTPVFAQPASLSNLAGIDTIFVETNNSVFVSYDRGATWQFLTIDPGQETGEISYDNNQKILYLTDIPLYRYHLLTSTLDSVPINGYANFSTDVAPNGSLYFLYYGTDTTYIARSFNTGNTIEQEPFPIPHFFGGLRACNGALIYYEGGRRFWVSTDITHGITESKIRKNNQSFFVPTLVKKNSLVRLSFMIDQSRTCLIKLHDATGRLVKNIYEADFDPGIHNLEFSTKGLNSGTYFLILKSDGQQKVRKIIIY; from the coding sequence GTGAACTTCATCAATTTATTTTTAATAATCAGTGCGCTTATGCCCAATCCTCTAAAAAAGATTTGGGCTCTGCAGAAAGAATATTATGCTCCCCAATATGTAAACAAGGAGACAGGAACTTTTAATCCCTGGACCTGGAATCTGGTTAATCTACCCGGTGGTGAAATCCTCGGCACATTCAGCAATCCTAATTCCCAAAATTTAGCATTTGCGATTTCTTTTCGTGATATATGGCGTACAACTGACGGTGGTGCTAACTGGAGTTTATCATTGGAAAACTGTATGGCAAGTGGTGGGATATTATCAACAACTTCAAGGAGTATTGTCGTTGACGGCGGTGGTGTCGTCTGGATAACCTTGAATGGTGGAAATGACTGGGCAGAGGTCTTATACACCAACAATTTTCAGACCGCAAGTTTTGATGTTGCGGATACAGTAATCTATCTTGTGGATAGTATGCCACCAAGACTCTGGCGCAGCACAAATGCGGGATTATCCTGGCAGATAATTGCTACATTCAATAACCTTTATAGCATTGACTGCATCGCACATCTCAAGAGCAATCCTGGGGTGTTCTGGTTCACTGGCCACACCACTCCAGATGATACATTGACCTATATCTACTTCTCTCCTTCTTCAGGATTCGTTGATACAATTGTCGCGGGCGAAGTCACTGATATTCAGCCCAATCCATATAATCCCAATCTTGTGCTCATTACCACTGACAACGGAATATACCAGTCAACATCAGCCCAGGGACCATGGACAAGGATAAATGAACCCTATGCATTCGGATTATTCCAGGCAGTGGATATTGAATTTACCGGCAATGACACAATTATTGTCTCAAGTGTTATCAATCCCGGAATATTCCGGGGCGTGAGGCAATATGGATTCTGGCTCTTCTCTTACGTTGAATCGCGGGAGATTGCAACCTTCATAAGTCCTGCAGGCTCAGGAACATTCTACGCAGGTAGTCTTGGAAAAGGAGTATTCAAAACGACCAATAATGGCTTATCATGGAGTGTCCAGAGAAACAATCTTTATGCCCATACACTTTTCAGTCCTGGTGCGGCAAGCTATCCTTCGCTTGATTCAATCATTTATGCGATCAGTCTGGGCGGAACTGTCTATCGCATTAGAAATTATGGAGCATCTTATGATACCTTAAAAAACTTTTTATTAATGGGCTCCGCAGTTGAATCCGCACCAACCAATCCCAATTTTATTATCGCCTCCTGTGCTGATGCCCAGATTGTCGGAACTACATTTTCCCTGGGGACGATATTTACCTCTTCGGATGGCGGTCAAAATTGGACAAAGGTTGATTCTACTTATCTGCCCACAGACTTTCTCATTACCAGTGACCCCAATGTCATCATTGGACTCTGTGATACATTTTTGATTCGTTCAACAAACGGCGGGGTCAATTTTACCCCGGTATTTGCACAACCTGCTTCTCTATCCAATCTTGCGGGGATTGATACAATCTTTGTAGAAACAAACAATTCGGTTTTCGTCAGTTATGACCGCGGTGCAACCTGGCAATTCTTAACGATTGACCCGGGGCAGGAGACAGGTGAAATATCTTATGATAACAATCAAAAAATCCTCTATCTCACGGATATTCCACTTTATCGGTACCATCTATTAACCAGTACTCTTGATAGCGTCCCGATTAATGGTTATGCCAATTTTTCTACCGATGTCGCACCAAATGGCAGTTTATATTTTCTATATTATGGAACGGATACAACCTATATTGCCCGCTCGTTTAATACCGGCAACACGATTGAACAAGAACCATTCCCCATCCCCCATTTCTTTGGCGGTCTACGAGCCTGCAATGGTGCCTTAATCTATTACGAAGGTGGCAGGAGATTCTGGGTGAGTACCGACATTACACACGGAATTACTGAAAGCAAAATAAGAAAAAACAATCAGTCTTTCTTTGTTCCTACACTCGTCAAGAAAAATTCGCTGGTGAGGCTTTCCTTCATGATAGACCAGTCGCGCACTTGTTTAATAAAATTACATGATGCAACCGGACGTCTGGTTAAAAATATCTATGAGGCAGATTTTGATCCCGGAATCCATAATCTTGAATTCAGCACTAAAGGACTAAACAGCGGTACTTATTTCTTAATTCTGAAATCCGATGGACAACAGAAAGTGCGGAAGATTATTATTTATTAA
- a CDS encoding DNRLRE domain-containing protein yields the protein MQNKIRCQVVKDSWIYKAQPNKNYGDGGGWKDITDPYNPTTIPKLFLGFSGTDKEIVLLQFDITNLPKDKKPKRAVVKLYNDYSGSDAPTQVAAKQILSPWEEMTVTWKTAPKLSDNEVSVITIKGARSEREGGIWYEWDVTQILEKWLAGEPNYGIALDPVGEYGVEREFVCREYKEKSNFVPTLEVEY from the coding sequence ATGCAAAACAAAATAAGATGCCAGGTTGTAAAAGATTCCTGGATATACAAGGCACAGCCTAATAAAAATTATGGGGATGGTGGTGGCTGGAAGGATATCACCGACCCTTACAACCCAACCACCATTCCCAAATTGTTTTTGGGTTTTTCCGGAACCGATAAGGAAATCGTTCTGCTCCAATTTGATATTACCAATTTACCTAAAGACAAGAAGCCAAAGCGCGCTGTGGTAAAATTATACAACGATTATTCAGGTTCTGATGCACCGACCCAAGTTGCGGCGAAGCAGATTTTATCTCCCTGGGAAGAGATGACCGTTACATGGAAGACTGCTCCGAAATTATCCGATAATGAAGTATCAGTCATTACAATCAAGGGTGCCCGTTCTGAGCGTGAAGGTGGGATATGGTACGAATGGGATGTGACACAGATTTTGGAAAAATGGCTCGCGGGTGAGCCAAACTACGGCATTGCCCTTGACCCGGTTGGCGAATATGGTGTGGAACGCGAATTTGTCTGCAGAGAGTATAAAGAAAAGTCAAACTTTGTTCCGACTTTGGAAGTAGAATACTGA